Proteins from a single region of Cydia strobilella chromosome 2, ilCydStro3.1, whole genome shotgun sequence:
- the LOC134754976 gene encoding uncharacterized protein LOC134754976 has translation MSLDVNISEPEEFSCQELHTSIEQAALIKGIKDFKYHVDTLSGKGDNYIANLFRVTIKDTEDETNSVNVIVKTLINTARQETFNELHKREVSVYKKVLPMFKRIQEVITNDDKVIFPDCLLSSTEDEQEILILEDMQDKGFVMSDKVAKFESLTFNEVESILKELAKFHALSLICEIKEPEEFKKLQKKFKDLMFDNRFLNKSNLRKYFVDSYEMSLKVIEDMELKKLLEQIGTRLIDLLRLFTSPKKFNVLCHGDCWVNNVLFKKTESGDQLCFLDFQALRNASPATDVLHFLFLCTNSNFRSQHLENLLDAYYESFQAFSNLFNVDASLIYPQEDFYRDIRESLPFGFLIAFIELRIVTCTAEDIDFMRGSSFSMNTLVSPSGNELFKIRIKDVVRESSNNGALKKLIDEINRFSYY, from the exons ATGTCTCTAGACGTTAATATTAGTGAACCCGAAGAATTCAGTTGCCAAGAACTACACACTTCTATTGAACAGGCCGCTCTAATTAAAGGAATAAAGGATTTTAAATATCATGTAGATACGCTTAGTGGCAAAGGAGATAACTACATTGCAAATCTATTTAGAGTTACCATCAAAGATACTGAAGATGAAACTAACAGTGTCAATGTTATTGTGAAAACTCTTATAAATACAGCAAGGCAAGAAACATTTAATGAATTGCATAAACGAGAAGTCAGTGTTTATAAAAAAGTGTTACCAATGTTTAAACGAATACAAGAAGTCATTACTAATGATGATAAAGTGATATTTCCAGATTGTTTATTATCATCTACTGAAGACGAACAGGAGATTTTGATACTTGAAGATATGCAAGATAAAGGTTTTGTAATGAGTGATAAGGTGGCTAAATTTGAATCGTTAACTTTTAATGAAGTCGAATCAATATTAAAGGAGTTGGCAAAGTTTCATGCTCTCTCTTTGATCTGTGAGATAAAAGAGCCAGAagaatttaaaaagttacagaAAAAGTTTAAAGATTTAATGTTTGATAACAGATTCCTGAACAAAAGTAATTTACGAAAGTATTTTGTGGATTCTTATGAGATGTCATTAAAAGTTATAGAGGATATGGAACTCAAGAAATTGTTAGAACAAATAGGAACGAGACTCATAGACTTGTTAAGACTGTTTACTTCGCCAAAGAAGTTTAATGTATTGTGCCATGGAGACTGCTGGGTTAATAATGTGCTGTTTAAAAAAACG GAAAGCGGAGATCAGCTATGCTTCCTAGACTTCCAGGCGTTACGAAATGCTAGTCCAGCTACCGACGTTCTACATTTCCTGTTCCTATGCACCAACTCCAACTTCCGATCCCAACATTTAGAAAACCTCTTAGACGCATATTACGAAAGTTTCCAAGCATTCTCAAATTTATTCAACGTAGATGCAAGTTTAATTTATCCGCAGGAGGATTTTTACAGGGATATAAGGGAAAGTTTGCCTTTCGGGTTCTTGATAGCTTTCATAGAGTTGAGGATAGTCACATGTACAGCGGAGGATATTGATTTTATGAGAGGTTCTAGTTTTTCGATGAATACTTTGGTATCACCGAGTGGCAATGAGctgtttaaaattagaattaaagaCGTTGTGAGAGAATCCTCGAATAACGGTGCTTTAAAGAAATTGATTGATGAAATTAAtagatttagttattattaa